In Candidatus Rokuibacteriota bacterium, one DNA window encodes the following:
- a CDS encoding ABC transporter substrate-binding protein yields MKHVTWLAAAGIAVCIVAGQPGVGTAQKTTTIRVGDQIGSELDYGPYWIAVEKGYFREEGITTVRRTYPNGPATLLDYNKGEVDALMAGLGPYIQAAAQGSDFVVLMSITKGNAPLVARPEIRSAKDLNGKRVGTPGLGTIHDTMLTLYEKAHGIKVEHVSAKITDLVAMLEKGEVAGVLCWETVAATTVRSVKGAHYLAPLPVIPGAESLQVVLNRQIVKSSPDVALGFTRALVKGMRYYEKHEDEGLRLIAKAMNFPDALEVARLGKGQVKITDPYMELKSSQIIFQALLDTKKITAERVKSFDDYMKRFVDYAPLRKAEESLKGWEPKK; encoded by the coding sequence ATGAAGCACGTGACGTGGCTGGCGGCGGCCGGGATCGCGGTATGCATCGTCGCGGGACAGCCCGGGGTCGGGACCGCGCAGAAGACGACGACGATCAGGGTGGGCGACCAGATCGGCTCCGAGCTGGACTACGGCCCGTACTGGATCGCCGTCGAGAAGGGGTACTTCAGGGAGGAGGGGATCACGACCGTCCGCCGGACGTATCCGAACGGCCCCGCCACGCTCCTCGACTACAACAAGGGGGAGGTGGACGCACTGATGGCGGGACTCGGGCCCTACATCCAGGCCGCGGCCCAGGGCTCGGACTTCGTCGTCCTGATGTCCATCACGAAGGGGAACGCTCCGCTGGTGGCGCGCCCGGAGATCAGGTCGGCGAAGGACCTCAACGGCAAGCGCGTCGGGACGCCGGGCCTGGGGACGATCCACGACACGATGCTGACGCTCTACGAGAAGGCGCACGGGATCAAGGTCGAGCACGTCTCCGCCAAGATCACGGACCTGGTGGCGATGCTCGAGAAGGGCGAGGTGGCCGGCGTCCTCTGCTGGGAGACCGTCGCCGCCACCACCGTGCGGTCGGTGAAGGGCGCCCACTACCTGGCGCCGCTGCCCGTCATCCCCGGGGCCGAGAGCCTCCAGGTGGTCCTCAACCGCCAGATCGTCAAGTCGAGCCCCGACGTCGCCCTGGGCTTCACCCGCGCGCTCGTCAAGGGGATGCGCTACTACGAGAAGCACGAGGACGAGGGGCTTCGGCTCATCGCGAAGGCGATGAACTTCCCCGACGCGCTCGAGGTCGCGCGGCTCGGGAAGGGCCAGGTCAAGATCACCGACCCGTACATGGAGCTCAAGAGCTCGCAGATCATCTTCCAGGCGCTGCTCGACACCAAGAAGATCACGGCCGAGCGGGTGAAGAGCTTCGACGACTACATGAAGCGGTTCGTCGACTACGCCCCCCTCCGCAAGGCCGAGGAGTCGCTCAAGGGGTGGGAGCCGAAGAAGTAG